In Candidatus Eisenbacteria bacterium, one DNA window encodes the following:
- a CDS encoding isocitrate/isopropylmalate family dehydrogenase, with product MYKIAVIPGDGIGPEVVREGVRVLDEAARLLGFQCEKIEYPHGANHYLKTGELFPDSAITELKQMDAILFGAVGDPRVETGLMERAIVGGMRSKLDLYVNLRPIKLYSAHLTPLKDKGPEDVDFVVVRENTEDTRAGVGGFLKKGTQDEVAVQEMIYTRRGTEKVVRFAFELAQKRRKHLTLVDKANSIRAHDLWRRVFKEISVGFPEVETDTAYVDAAIVWMLEKGDVIGFL from the coding sequence ATGTACAAGATAGCCGTTATTCCCGGGGATGGGATCGGGCCTGAAGTAGTAAGGGAGGGCGTGAGAGTCCTGGATGAGGCGGCCCGACTGCTCGGATTTCAATGTGAGAAGATCGAATACCCGCACGGTGCAAATCACTACCTGAAGACCGGTGAGCTCTTTCCCGACTCGGCCATAACTGAGCTCAAGCAGATGGACGCAATTCTGTTCGGAGCAGTAGGGGATCCGAGAGTCGAAACAGGGCTCATGGAAAGGGCGATCGTCGGAGGCATGAGATCCAAGCTTGATCTCTACGTGAACCTGAGGCCGATAAAGCTCTACTCGGCCCATCTTACGCCTCTCAAGGACAAAGGGCCTGAAGATGTGGATTTTGTTGTGGTCCGGGAGAACACGGAAGATACCCGCGCAGGAGTAGGCGGATTTCTCAAGAAGGGCACACAGGATGAAGTCGCTGTTCAGGAGATGATTTACACGAGAAGAGGGACAGAGAAAGTTGTGCGTTTCGCATTTGAGCTGGCTCAGAAGAGACGGAAGCATCTCACCCTTGTTGACAAGGCGAACTCAATCCGGGCACACGACCTGTGGAGAAGAGTTTTCAAAGAAATCTCCGTGGGCTTTCCAGAGGTGGAGAC